From one Vibrio neonatus genomic stretch:
- the urtB gene encoding urea ABC transporter permease subunit UrtB, with the protein MRHFYHGLKVVVFLLISINFAMASVSDSDSFTQALKGRDTQSKQEAIAWLVSSQTPETSTQILNAWLHGDLYYFNDKSHSKYLSLYTISSHKVGSTATSVWDGEQRIVEKKSLFKKMRVNNRFRGAIRAELASLGLNDPNPVTRRSAVESLLGQTDDHIINALQTRLATENDNQVIELIHFALAIDTALDVNAATDKRVAAIHSLSDEKHAIVFKTMQSVLASSDNQQIIEAANYTLAQYQQSQALYSGVETLFFGLSMGSVLVLAGIGLAITFGVMGVINMAHGELIMIGAYTTYVMQLLLPNNTALALLLSIPMAFIVSGLVGVLIERSVIRHLYGRPLETLLATFGISLILQQAVRSVFSPLNRSVSTPDFMSGALQLNPMLSLTYNRLYIIMFCVLVFMGLLMVLKKTPLGLQVRAVSQNRGMARAMGIRSERVDAMTFGLGSGVAGIAGVALSQLTNVGPNMGQAYIIDSFMVVVFGGVGNLWGTLVAGLSLGLFNKILEPWAGAVLAKIIVLVFIILFIQKRPRGLFPQRGRAADS; encoded by the coding sequence ATGAGACATTTTTATCATGGGTTGAAAGTTGTCGTGTTCTTGCTGATTAGCATTAACTTTGCAATGGCCAGTGTGAGTGATTCAGACAGTTTTACTCAAGCACTGAAAGGTCGCGATACGCAAAGTAAACAAGAAGCGATTGCTTGGCTGGTATCAAGCCAAACTCCAGAGACTTCCACTCAAATATTGAATGCATGGCTACACGGTGATTTATATTATTTTAACGATAAGTCGCATTCTAAATACCTTTCTTTATACACAATCTCTAGCCACAAAGTAGGCTCAACGGCGACCTCGGTTTGGGATGGTGAACAGCGAATTGTAGAAAAGAAATCCTTATTTAAAAAAATGCGCGTTAATAACCGTTTTCGCGGCGCAATTCGCGCAGAGCTTGCCTCCCTTGGCTTAAACGACCCTAACCCTGTTACACGTCGCAGCGCGGTGGAATCCCTGCTAGGTCAAACAGATGACCACATAATCAATGCCTTGCAAACTCGTTTAGCTACTGAGAATGACAACCAAGTGATTGAGCTGATCCATTTTGCTCTAGCAATTGATACTGCATTAGATGTGAATGCGGCGACGGATAAACGTGTGGCGGCTATCCACTCTTTGAGTGATGAAAAACACGCTATTGTGTTTAAAACCATGCAAAGCGTTTTAGCGTCATCGGATAATCAGCAGATTATTGAGGCGGCAAACTACACCCTCGCTCAGTATCAACAGAGTCAGGCTTTGTACTCTGGGGTCGAGACGCTGTTTTTTGGGCTTAGTATGGGCTCAGTGCTGGTGCTAGCGGGCATAGGCTTAGCCATTACCTTTGGCGTAATGGGCGTGATTAATATGGCGCATGGTGAGCTGATTATGATAGGTGCTTACACCACCTATGTGATGCAACTGCTGTTACCCAACAACACCGCACTGGCGTTGTTGCTGTCTATTCCAATGGCCTTCATCGTGTCAGGGCTAGTCGGCGTGCTTATTGAAAGAAGCGTTATTCGTCATTTATATGGGCGCCCCCTTGAGACACTGTTAGCCACTTTTGGTATCAGTCTTATCCTGCAACAAGCCGTGCGCTCGGTATTTTCTCCTTTAAATCGTTCAGTAAGCACACCTGATTTTATGTCGGGAGCTTTACAGTTAAATCCTATGCTATCGCTGACCTACAACCGCCTGTACATCATTATGTTTTGTGTGCTGGTGTTTATGGGACTGCTGATGGTGTTAAAGAAAACGCCATTAGGTTTGCAAGTTCGCGCTGTTTCACAAAACCGTGGTATGGCAAGGGCAATGGGCATTCGCTCAGAGCGCGTTGATGCCATGACGTTTGGTTTGGGCTCTGGCGTGGCGGGCATTGCTGGGGTGGCACTTTCTCAATTAACCAATGTTGGTCCGAACATGGGGCAAGCTTACATCATTGATTCGTTCATGGTGGTGGTGTTTGGCGGTGTGGGCAACTTATGGGGCACATTGGTTGCAGGACTTAGCTTAGGCTTGTTCAACAAGATCCTTGAGCCTTGGGCTGGCGCTGTATTGGCGAAGATTATTGTGTTGGTGTTTATTATTTTATTCATTCAAAAACGCCCTCGTGGACTCTTTCCACAACGTGGCCGCGCCGCTGATAGCTAA
- the urtA gene encoding urea ABC transporter substrate-binding protein, which translates to MNKAFNTKLAVLSLALTLGSGVVQAADTIKVGVLHSLSGTMAISETTLKDTVLMLVDEQNKKGGLLGKKLEAVVVDPASNWPLFAEKARELIEKEKVDVVFGGWTSVSRKSMLPVFEELNSILFYPVQYEGEESSKNVFYTGAAPNQQAIPAVDYLMDELGIERWVLAGTDYVYPRTTNKILEAYLKSKGVSDKDIMINYTPFGHSDWQSIVSDVKKFGSEGKKTAVVSTINGDANVPFYKELGAQGISSEDIPVVAFSVGEEELSGMDTSALVGHLAAWNYFMSVDTQANEEFVEAWHKFIKDDKRVTNDPMEASYIGFNMWVQAVTNAGTTDPEAVQDALIGVAVPNLSGGYSTMLPNHHITKPVLIGEIQDDGQFDIVWETKGLVAGDAWSDFLPESAKLFSSWSKPFSCGAFNVETKKCSGGN; encoded by the coding sequence ATGAACAAGGCGTTCAACACTAAATTAGCCGTTTTATCTTTAGCACTAACTTTGGGCTCTGGCGTGGTGCAAGCCGCAGATACCATCAAAGTGGGTGTATTGCACTCACTGTCAGGCACTATGGCCATCAGTGAAACAACATTGAAAGATACGGTTTTGATGCTTGTTGATGAGCAAAACAAAAAAGGGGGCCTACTAGGTAAAAAGCTAGAAGCAGTGGTCGTTGATCCGGCTTCTAACTGGCCTCTGTTTGCCGAAAAAGCGCGCGAGCTTATTGAAAAAGAAAAAGTTGATGTGGTGTTTGGTGGTTGGACTTCGGTATCGCGCAAATCAATGCTGCCGGTATTTGAAGAGCTCAATAGCATCCTATTCTATCCAGTGCAGTACGAAGGTGAAGAGTCGTCTAAAAACGTCTTTTACACTGGCGCCGCGCCAAACCAACAGGCAATTCCGGCTGTGGATTACTTGATGGATGAACTTGGCATTGAGCGTTGGGTGCTGGCGGGAACGGATTACGTTTATCCGCGTACCACCAATAAAATTTTGGAAGCCTACCTGAAAAGCAAAGGTGTTTCTGATAAAGACATCATGATCAATTACACCCCATTTGGTCATTCTGATTGGCAATCTATCGTATCAGATGTGAAGAAATTTGGCTCAGAAGGCAAGAAAACTGCGGTGGTTTCAACCATCAACGGTGATGCAAACGTGCCGTTTTATAAAGAGCTAGGCGCACAGGGGATCTCATCAGAAGATATTCCAGTGGTGGCATTCTCAGTGGGTGAAGAAGAGCTTTCCGGGATGGATACCTCCGCATTGGTGGGACACCTTGCCGCATGGAACTACTTCATGAGTGTCGATACTCAAGCTAACGAAGAGTTTGTGGAAGCGTGGCATAAATTTATCAAAGACGATAAACGCGTGACTAACGATCCAATGGAAGCAAGCTACATCGGATTCAACATGTGGGTGCAAGCGGTAACTAACGCAGGCACAACAGACCCTGAAGCGGTGCAAGATGCCTTGATTGGTGTTGCTGTGCCGAACCTTTCTGGTGGCTATTCAACTATGCTGCCAAACCACCATATTACTAAGCCAGTATTGATTGGCGAAATCCAAGACGATGGTCAATTTGACATTGTTTGGGAAACCAAAGGTCTAGTGGCAGGCGATGCGTGGTCAGACTTTTTACCTGAATCAGCCAAGTTATTTTCAAGCTGGTCAAAACCTTTCTCTTGTGGCGCATTTAACGTAGAAACCAAAAAGTGCTCTGGCGGAAATTAA
- a CDS encoding TrkH family potassium uptake protein, giving the protein MIPRIHQSRVYSLGPERKGGKGGEPRIIVLSFLMILFPSAVLLTLPVFSVSGLSMTDALFTATSAISVTGLGVVDTGQHFTLSGKILLMILMQIGGLGQMTLSAVLLYMFGVRLSLQQQALAKEALGQDRRINLHSLVKKIIIFALAAEFVGFVILSYRWVPDMGWSTGMFYALFHSISAFNNAGFSLFSDSLVGFVGDPIVISCLASLFILGGLGFTVVGDLSANLHKGFRHLQLHTKIMLLGTPILLIVGTLMFWLLERNNAATLGSLSTSEQWFAAFFQSATARTAGFNSIDLSSLTSPAMLFMMLLMLIGAGSTSTGGGIKVSTFVVATLATWSFLSQKKHVALFHRTIGSQTVTRSLAIIVVSGILLFFAMFGLMITEQAPFKVIIFETISAFATVGVSAGLTAELSEPGKLIMIVVMIIGRIGPLTLAYMLARPEKTLVKYPEDPVFTG; this is encoded by the coding sequence ATGATACCAAGAATTCATCAAAGCCGAGTCTATAGCCTAGGGCCTGAAAGAAAGGGTGGCAAAGGTGGTGAGCCGAGAATTATTGTTCTCAGCTTTCTTATGATTTTGTTTCCATCTGCGGTGCTACTGACGCTTCCCGTGTTTTCTGTTTCAGGTTTGTCGATGACTGATGCCCTGTTTACCGCCACCTCTGCCATTAGTGTAACGGGCTTGGGCGTGGTGGATACTGGTCAACATTTCACTCTCAGCGGCAAGATATTGTTGATGATCTTGATGCAGATTGGCGGACTTGGTCAGATGACACTTTCTGCTGTATTGCTTTATATGTTTGGTGTGCGCCTGTCTTTGCAACAACAAGCATTAGCCAAAGAAGCGCTAGGACAAGACCGACGCATTAATTTGCACAGCTTGGTGAAAAAGATCATTATTTTTGCTCTAGCCGCTGAGTTTGTTGGCTTTGTAATACTCAGCTATCGCTGGGTGCCGGATATGGGCTGGAGCACAGGCATGTTTTACGCCTTATTCCATTCTATTTCTGCCTTTAACAATGCTGGCTTTTCACTCTTTTCAGATAGCCTAGTAGGTTTTGTGGGCGACCCGATTGTAATCAGTTGTCTAGCATCGCTGTTTATCCTCGGCGGATTGGGCTTTACCGTGGTGGGAGATTTATCCGCGAACTTACACAAAGGCTTTAGGCACCTACAACTGCACACCAAAATCATGTTATTGGGCACGCCAATTCTACTTATTGTGGGTACGCTGATGTTTTGGCTATTAGAGCGTAACAACGCCGCCACTTTAGGCAGTTTATCTACGTCTGAGCAATGGTTTGCCGCTTTTTTCCAATCGGCAACCGCGCGTACCGCAGGTTTCAACAGCATTGATTTATCCTCGCTGACTTCTCCTGCAATGCTCTTTATGATGCTGTTAATGTTAATTGGTGCGGGTTCAACCTCTACCGGTGGTGGTATTAAGGTATCGACCTTTGTTGTGGCAACCTTGGCAACATGGAGCTTTTTGAGTCAGAAGAAACATGTGGCGCTATTTCATCGCACTATCGGCAGTCAAACGGTGACTCGCTCTTTAGCCATTATTGTGGTCAGTGGTATTTTGCTGTTCTTTGCGATGTTTGGACTCATGATTACCGAGCAAGCGCCATTTAAAGTGATTATCTTTGAAACCATTTCCGCGTTTGCGACGGTCGGCGTCAGTGCCGGGCTTACCGCTGAACTTTCAGAGCCAGGAAAACTCATCATGATCGTGGTGATGATTATTGGTCGTATTGGGCCTTTGACCTTAGCCTACATGTTGGCAAGACCTGAAAAAACCTTAGTTAAATATCCAGAAGATCCGGTCTTTACAGGTTAA
- a CDS encoding potassium channel family protein has product MRSTKKQYAVIGLGRFGLSVCKELSRAGAQVLAIDVDEDRVKSAVEFSTEVIVANCSQEETVAELKLEQYDMVMIAIGSDINASILTTLVLKEAHCKTVWVKANDKFHARILHKVGADRVIMPEREMGVRIANQMIDKRVKDFHPLGSGIALTEVIVSAKMLGKSLADMSLCREEGVSVIALKRGPEVISSPSYKKSLEIGDVIIIVGPEAILAQKLRTL; this is encoded by the coding sequence ATGAGATCGACGAAAAAGCAGTATGCAGTGATAGGTTTGGGACGATTTGGCTTGTCCGTCTGTAAGGAATTAAGCCGAGCAGGAGCACAAGTGCTGGCGATTGACGTTGATGAAGACCGAGTAAAAAGTGCGGTTGAGTTTTCAACCGAGGTGATTGTGGCTAATTGCTCTCAAGAAGAAACGGTCGCAGAATTAAAATTAGAACAATATGACATGGTCATGATTGCTATCGGTAGCGATATCAATGCCAGCATTTTGACCACCTTAGTATTAAAAGAGGCGCACTGTAAAACGGTGTGGGTGAAAGCCAACGATAAGTTTCATGCCAGAATACTGCACAAGGTTGGCGCAGATAGAGTCATCATGCCAGAAAGAGAAATGGGCGTTCGTATTGCAAACCAAATGATAGATAAGCGGGTGAAGGATTTTCATCCTCTGGGTAGTGGTATTGCATTAACCGAAGTGATTGTGAGCGCGAAAATGCTGGGTAAATCTTTAGCCGATATGTCGCTATGTCGCGAAGAAGGGGTCAGTGTTATTGCTCTCAAGCGTGGGCCAGAAGTGATCTCTTCACCAAGCTATAAAAAAAGCTTAGAGATTGGTGATGTGATTATTATTGTTGGCCCTGAAGCCATACTTGCACAAAAACTACGTACATTATGA
- a CDS encoding TonB-dependent receptor plug domain-containing protein encodes MDRSNKITTLVLGIIAALYGGYAIAQTQTDSATTEENGDQEIVVVTGTALTIDRLELEQSPKDNPTLSEAIKHEPRVGVDDAQGAMQGGDLTPEEISLSGARPHQTKYTIDGVGVNNNTTFGGANDLPGSLSSGHTSGYFIDTNLIDSIEVFDHNIKAEYGGFTGGVVNAHVRKPTDEFVIDYNYRMNDSSWNSKQKVGVNFADDYGTPIDGSGYYQPNYQKRMHALHIGGPISETQKLALNISHQASDIPMANGKDSDQTMDNLFLTHIWESGAWQTTTDFRYTGHHKNTFLNDANSNDAVQEGSDSVVTHAGMGGTFKLDYMFDSGHWQTTLAYDHLLDERESDHDYFGSFFVFGADGLEMYNQGSYGNLKQSQDSYLVKSVYYSDPTYIGNLELQPSIGIEATHQQSNVDRANDFVAYQYLDFGSPSISTLTRYNASNYDVDAQQYGLFADSTMQLDRWSLYLGARVDHMSVFEQTVFSPRIATSWDFDLVNTNRITLGANRYYSSNMLGFALQAEQDNYLSRSSSCTPNDGDWNNLDESNLTCASTETFDGAALSSADVPYSDEVTASWDINVSNFAFDTTYIYRMQRDGITFSEDSDLGIATIHNNIESDDHIISLEVATRKPYEVAGGYFSANWKIAYNYRRGHGDLKGTYGAGNNLNGGYQDEWVMVDGELVRYSEMDVSGYQSPLKSSLDLNMFWANAGVVWNNRVNYQQGKKDNVYLGVESVEIDGQPETVNSLQSVELDDLVTWDMAINWTPTQLNNHLILGLSVTNILNTQEVISTSGIHVDGVVVPDDYYNSGRQIWLNVNLRN; translated from the coding sequence ATGGATCGTTCTAACAAAATAACCACACTAGTATTAGGGATAATTGCCGCTTTGTATGGCGGATATGCTATCGCACAAACTCAAACTGACTCTGCAACAACAGAAGAAAATGGCGACCAAGAAATCGTCGTAGTTACAGGGACAGCGCTGACCATTGACCGTTTGGAATTAGAGCAATCACCAAAAGATAATCCAACGCTATCTGAAGCCATCAAGCATGAACCTCGAGTAGGTGTTGATGACGCGCAAGGAGCAATGCAAGGTGGCGATCTAACACCAGAAGAAATCTCGTTATCAGGTGCTAGACCTCATCAAACCAAATACACCATTGATGGTGTCGGCGTAAACAACAACACTACCTTTGGCGGTGCTAATGATTTACCTGGAAGCCTAAGTTCTGGACATACTTCTGGATACTTCATTGATACCAACCTCATTGATAGTATTGAAGTTTTCGACCATAACATTAAGGCGGAATACGGCGGCTTCACCGGTGGTGTCGTCAACGCACATGTGCGTAAACCAACCGATGAGTTTGTGATTGATTATAACTATCGTATGAATGATAGTTCTTGGAACTCCAAACAGAAAGTGGGCGTCAACTTCGCAGATGATTATGGTACCCCTATTGATGGTTCAGGTTACTACCAACCTAACTACCAAAAGCGCATGCACGCCTTGCATATTGGCGGGCCTATTAGTGAGACACAAAAGCTAGCGCTTAATATCAGTCATCAGGCATCGGATATTCCAATGGCGAATGGCAAAGATTCTGATCAAACCATGGACAACCTATTCCTTACCCATATTTGGGAATCAGGTGCATGGCAGACAACCACAGATTTTCGCTACACAGGTCATCATAAAAACACTTTCTTAAATGACGCAAACAGCAATGATGCCGTTCAAGAAGGCAGTGATTCAGTTGTTACTCACGCAGGCATGGGCGGTACATTTAAACTGGATTACATGTTTGACAGTGGTCACTGGCAAACCACGCTGGCCTACGATCACTTACTCGACGAACGTGAATCTGATCATGACTATTTTGGCTCGTTCTTTGTTTTCGGAGCGGATGGTCTAGAAATGTACAATCAGGGAAGCTACGGCAACCTGAAACAATCTCAAGACTCATACTTAGTTAAATCAGTCTATTATTCTGATCCAACTTACATCGGTAACTTAGAGCTTCAACCAAGTATCGGTATAGAAGCAACCCACCAGCAAAGTAACGTTGATCGCGCCAATGATTTTGTTGCCTACCAATATCTTGATTTTGGTAGTCCAAGCATTTCGACGTTAACTCGCTACAATGCCTCAAACTACGATGTTGATGCTCAGCAATACGGCCTATTTGCTGACAGTACAATGCAATTGGATCGTTGGAGCCTTTACTTAGGTGCTCGTGTTGATCACATGAGTGTATTTGAGCAAACCGTATTCTCCCCTCGTATTGCTACTAGCTGGGATTTCGATCTTGTTAACACTAACCGCATTACCTTGGGTGCTAACCGTTACTACAGCTCAAATATGCTTGGCTTCGCACTACAAGCGGAACAAGACAACTACCTTTCTCGCTCTAGTAGTTGTACGCCAAACGATGGTGATTGGAACAACCTAGACGAAAGTAACCTGACTTGTGCATCAACTGAAACATTCGATGGCGCAGCACTAAGCTCAGCAGATGTACCTTATTCTGATGAAGTTACTGCATCTTGGGATATCAATGTCAGCAACTTCGCTTTCGATACGACATACATCTACCGTATGCAAAGAGATGGCATCACCTTCTCTGAAGACTCAGACCTAGGCATAGCGACGATCCACAACAATATCGAAAGTGACGACCACATTATTAGCCTAGAAGTTGCCACTCGTAAACCATACGAAGTTGCAGGGGGTTACTTTAGTGCCAACTGGAAAATCGCTTATAACTACCGCCGTGGTCACGGTGACTTAAAAGGCACTTATGGAGCGGGTAATAACCTAAACGGTGGCTACCAAGATGAGTGGGTAATGGTTGACGGTGAGCTAGTTCGCTACAGCGAAATGGATGTGAGCGGTTACCAATCGCCACTAAAAAGTAGCTTAGATCTCAATATGTTCTGGGCGAACGCTGGCGTTGTTTGGAACAACCGCGTGAACTACCAGCAAGGCAAAAAAGACAATGTATATCTAGGTGTTGAATCCGTTGAAATTGATGGACAGCCAGAAACAGTCAATTCTTTGCAGTCTGTCGAGCTCGACGATCTTGTGACATGGGATATGGCCATTAACTGGACTCCAACTCAGCTTAATAACCACCTAATCCTAGGTCTAAGCGTAACCAACATTCTAAATACTCAAGAAGTTATCTCTACTTCAGGTATTCATGTTGATGGTGTCGTTGTCCCAGACGATTACTACAACTCAGGTCGACAAATCTGGCTAAACGTCAACCTGCGTAACTAA